A single Arachidicoccus sp. BS20 DNA region contains:
- a CDS encoding SDR family oxidoreductase: MKQLLNTQTPPLLLATTIVDSATSVFSLLQTFASTKTEIMKVFVTGASGFIGSAVVKELLSAGHQVIGLARSEASAKKISDAGAEVALGTLEDLAVLKQAASQADGVIHTAFFHDFTQYLKAAEMDKTAINTMGEILMGTNKPIVVTSGMLGLPLINGLVTEESTTQNSPRISENAALALAENGINASVVRLPPSVHDKGDKGFVPFIILQARKNGISAYPEEGKNHWSSVHRLDAAKLFRLAVEKAAKGTLYNAVGDTGIELKQIAELIGETLDLPVKSVSGEEMTKHFDWMSRFITMESIATSFKTQEQLGWQPTHIGLLEDMRENYFKD; encoded by the coding sequence TTGAAACAATTATTAAATACCCAAACACCACCCTTACTTTTGGCTACAACAATAGTAGATTCGGCTACATCTGTTTTCAGTTTATTACAAACCTTTGCATCAACAAAAACAGAAATTATGAAAGTATTTGTAACAGGAGCATCAGGATTCATTGGTTCTGCAGTTGTAAAAGAATTATTAAGCGCAGGACATCAGGTAATCGGATTAGCGCGTTCTGAAGCATCGGCAAAAAAAATCAGCGATGCAGGCGCAGAAGTCGCGCTGGGCACATTGGAAGATTTAGCTGTTTTAAAACAAGCCGCCTCGCAGGCAGACGGCGTTATTCACACAGCTTTCTTTCACGATTTTACGCAATATCTGAAAGCCGCCGAAATGGATAAAACAGCTATTAACACAATGGGCGAAATATTGATGGGAACAAATAAACCAATCGTTGTAACTTCGGGAATGCTGGGCTTGCCGCTCATCAATGGACTTGTTACTGAAGAAAGTACCACACAAAATTCTCCACGCATTTCAGAAAATGCGGCGCTGGCTTTGGCAGAAAATGGCATAAATGCGTCAGTAGTTCGTTTGCCGCCGTCCGTTCATGATAAAGGCGACAAAGGTTTTGTTCCGTTCATTATTCTGCAAGCTCGCAAAAACGGCATCTCCGCTTATCCCGAAGAAGGCAAGAATCATTGGTCGTCGGTACATCGTTTGGATGCTGCAAAACTCTTTCGGTTAGCGGTGGAAAAAGCTGCAAAGGGCACGTTGTATAATGCTGTTGGCGATACAGGAATTGAGCTGAAACAAATCGCGGAACTAATTGGCGAAACATTGGACCTGCCTGTAAAATCTGTTTCGGGCGAAGAAATGACAAAGCATTTTGACTGGATGAGTCGTTTTATAACTATGGAAAGTATTGCTACGAGTTTCAAAACACAGGAACAGTTGGGCTGGCAGCCAACGCACATCGGGCTTTTGGAGGATATGCGAGAGAATTATTTTAAAGATTAA
- a CDS encoding helix-turn-helix domain-containing protein — translation MSGTKPYRVKTISEFHELRSLPKPEHPLISVVNMKDIKIPPQAFSVTLDFYSISIKRSKATGKFKYGQQEYDFNAGVMFFMAPHQVFSIEINPNTVMQHSGWVLLIHPDFLWNTPLAKTIRQYEFFDYSVNEALWLSDKEEATINNIIQNIQQEYHSNIDKFSQGIIISQIETLFNYSERFYQRQFITRKISNHKILDRLEELLGNYFDNDDLIKNGLPSVLSIAETLNVSPNYLSGLLKTLTGQSTQQHIHNKLIEKAKEKLSTTDLSVSEIAYELGFEHTQSFSKLFKTKTRQSPLEFRASFD, via the coding sequence ATGTCCGGTACAAAGCCATACAGAGTAAAAACCATCAGCGAGTTTCACGAGTTGCGCAGCTTGCCGAAGCCGGAACATCCGCTCATCAGCGTGGTAAATATGAAAGACATAAAAATTCCGCCTCAGGCATTCAGCGTAACACTGGATTTTTATTCCATTTCCATAAAAAGAAGCAAGGCTACCGGCAAATTCAAATATGGGCAGCAGGAATATGATTTCAATGCAGGCGTTATGTTTTTTATGGCACCGCATCAGGTTTTCAGCATTGAAATCAATCCAAATACAGTTATGCAACATTCGGGCTGGGTATTGCTCATTCATCCCGATTTTTTGTGGAATACGCCGCTGGCAAAAACTATCAGGCAATACGAGTTTTTTGATTATTCCGTGAACGAAGCTTTGTGGCTTTCAGATAAAGAAGAAGCTACTATCAACAACATTATTCAAAACATTCAGCAGGAATATCACAGCAATATCGATAAATTCAGCCAAGGCATTATCATTTCACAAATAGAAACTTTATTCAATTATTCGGAAAGATTTTATCAGCGTCAATTCATCACAAGAAAAATTTCAAATCATAAAATTTTAGACCGTTTGGAAGAACTGTTAGGTAATTATTTTGACAACGATGATTTAATAAAAAATGGATTACCAAGCGTTCTATCGATTGCCGAAACTTTAAATGTATCGCCCAATTATTTAAGTGGATTACTTAAAACACTGACAGGACAAAGCACACAGCAGCACATCCACAACAAACTGATAGAAAAAGCAAAAGAAAAACTTTCGACCACCGATTTATCTGTCAGCGAAATTGCTTACGAATTAGGATTTGAACATACACAATCATTCAGCAAGTTATTTAAAACAAAAACACGTCAAAGTCCCTTGGAATTCCGGGCTTCATTTGATTAG
- a CDS encoding SDR family oxidoreductase has product MQKTIFITGASTGLGKATAKLFQNKGWNVIATMRNPDKETELNQLENITLLPLDVTNPEQIKTTAQKAIDLGVDVVFNNAGYGLMGALEAISDDKIQRQFNTNVLGVLRVTRSFIPYFREKKNGLFITTTSIGGIWGFPISSVYHATKFALEGWSESMSFELGKFGIGIKTVAPGGILTDFAGRSLDMNSLPEYKDIEDKMFNAFEEAFKMASTPEQIAEVVYEAATDGKDQVRYMAGVDANAMYARRKEIGNEAFRKEIGQQFS; this is encoded by the coding sequence ATGCAAAAGACAATTTTTATTACCGGTGCTTCAACAGGACTCGGAAAAGCTACCGCGAAATTATTTCAAAACAAAGGTTGGAATGTAATCGCAACCATGCGAAATCCGGATAAGGAAACAGAACTCAACCAATTAGAAAACATTACCCTGTTACCGCTTGACGTTACCAATCCCGAACAAATTAAAACAACTGCACAAAAAGCTATTGACTTAGGGGTCGATGTGGTTTTTAACAACGCAGGTTATGGGCTTATGGGTGCATTAGAAGCAATTAGCGATGATAAAATTCAACGACAATTCAACACCAATGTTTTAGGCGTTTTGCGCGTAACACGATCCTTTATTCCCTATTTCAGAGAAAAGAAAAACGGTTTATTTATTACAACCACTTCTATTGGCGGAATTTGGGGTTTCCCGATAAGTTCTGTTTATCACGCTACCAAATTTGCGTTGGAAGGTTGGAGTGAAAGTATGTCGTTTGAATTAGGAAAATTCGGTATTGGAATTAAAACCGTTGCTCCGGGTGGTATTCTAACTGATTTTGCCGGGCGTTCACTTGATATGAACTCACTCCCTGAATATAAGGATATTGAAGACAAAATGTTTAATGCATTTGAAGAAGCGTTTAAAATGGCTTCCACACCGGAACAAATTGCCGAGGTAGTTTATGAAGCGGCAACCGACGGTAAAGACCAAGTGCGTTATATGGCCGGCGTAGATGCCAATGCAATGTATGCGCGCCGCAAAGAAATTGGCAACGAAGCATTCAGAAAAGAAATCGGGCAACAATTTTCATAA
- a CDS encoding helix-turn-helix domain-containing protein, with product MYIIPSISEFHRLLSLPQPLHPLVSVIKVSDIQLLTESDIWEKISTEFYSISLKSNVTAKIKYGQQYYDFDKGTMNFIAPKQVQTIVVEEVNQINQKCGQGYMLMIHPDFLYKNSLATTIKSYGFFSYELNEALHLSEKEEQNIIEIFQKIEAEYQHIDRHTQDIILSQIDLLLQYSNRFYERQFITRKAINNDLLSKMEYLLNDYFDNDETLKNGLPTVDFLAGKLNVSAHYLSDMLRSLTGQSAQTHIHEKMIEKAKEYLSSTNLSVAEIAYQLGFEYPQSFNKLFKKKTEMSPLEFRASFD from the coding sequence ATGTATATCATTCCTTCCATATCAGAATTTCACAGGCTTTTATCATTGCCTCAACCGCTACACCCATTAGTAAGCGTAATTAAAGTTTCGGATATACAGCTGCTTACAGAAAGCGATATTTGGGAAAAAATCTCAACCGAATTTTACTCCATTTCATTAAAAAGCAATGTAACCGCAAAAATAAAATATGGACAGCAGTATTACGATTTCGATAAAGGCACAATGAATTTTATAGCGCCAAAGCAAGTACAAACTATTGTTGTAGAAGAAGTAAATCAAATCAATCAGAAATGCGGACAAGGTTATATGCTGATGATTCATCCCGATTTTCTGTATAAAAATTCATTGGCGACAACTATCAAGAGCTACGGCTTCTTCTCCTATGAACTCAACGAAGCGCTACATCTGTCAGAAAAAGAAGAACAAAATATCATTGAGATTTTTCAAAAAATAGAAGCCGAATACCAACATATCGACCGTCATACACAGGATATTATTCTATCTCAGATTGACTTGCTATTGCAATACAGCAACCGCTTCTATGAACGCCAATTCATCACACGAAAAGCCATAAATAATGATTTGCTTTCCAAAATGGAATACCTGCTAAATGATTATTTCGATAATGACGAAACGCTAAAAAACGGTCTGCCAACAGTCGATTTTTTGGCAGGCAAACTGAATGTTTCGGCACATTATTTAAGCGATATGCTGCGGTCGCTCACAGGACAAAGCGCGCAAACACATATCCATGAGAAGATGATTGAAAAAGCTAAAGAATATCTTTCGTCCACCAATTTATCTGTTGCCGAAATTGCTTATCAATTAGGTTTTGAATATCCTCAGTCTTTCAATAAATTATTCAAAAAGAAAACCGAAATGTCGCCCTTGGAATTCCGGGCTTCATTTGATTAG
- a CDS encoding helix-turn-helix domain-containing protein → MFNTTNIFPVNYSCHFSEFRDGEQFVQVHSFGMILQGTMELNDGEKSTKIKEGELYSARKNHLLKFVKYPPANGEFKSMSIYFDENLLRDFSKEYGCKADEQSVSEAFIKITKTKPLTNFMRSMLGYEDFPDNESTKNLLRLKQKEALLLLLQYDASLKNILFDFSEPHKIDLEAFMQKNFHFNVRLERFAYLTGRSLSTFKRDFENIFHQTPSRWLLQRRLKEAYYLIKEKGKMASDIYLDLGFEDLSHFSYTFKKQFGVAPSMV, encoded by the coding sequence ATGTTTAATACAACAAACATATTTCCCGTTAATTATTCCTGTCATTTTTCCGAGTTCAGGGACGGCGAACAGTTCGTGCAAGTGCACAGCTTCGGTATGATTTTGCAGGGAACAATGGAACTGAACGACGGTGAAAAAAGTACGAAAATCAAAGAAGGCGAATTGTACTCTGCAAGAAAAAACCACTTGCTGAAATTTGTAAAATACCCGCCTGCAAACGGCGAGTTCAAATCAATGTCCATTTACTTTGATGAAAACTTGTTGCGCGATTTCTCAAAAGAATACGGCTGCAAAGCTGATGAACAAAGCGTTTCGGAAGCATTCATCAAAATTACGAAAACTAAACCGTTGACTAATTTTATGCGGTCGATGCTCGGTTATGAAGACTTTCCCGATAACGAATCCACGAAGAATCTGTTGCGTTTAAAACAAAAAGAAGCGTTGCTTTTGTTGCTGCAATATGATGCTTCGCTGAAAAATATTTTGTTTGATTTCAGCGAGCCGCACAAGATAGATTTGGAAGCATTCATGCAAAAGAACTTTCATTTTAACGTTCGGTTAGAAAGATTTGCTTATCTCACGGGACGTAGCCTTTCCACATTCAAGCGCGACTTTGAAAATATTTTTCATCAAACGCCAAGCCGTTGGCTGTTGCAAAGGCGCTTAAAAGAAGCGTATTATCTTATCAAAGAAAAAGGTAAAATGGCTTCGGATATTTATCTTGATTTGGGCTTTGAAGATTTATCACATTTTTCCTACACTTTCAAAAAGCAATTTGGCGTTGCGCCATCAATGGTGTGA
- a CDS encoding nuclear transport factor 2 family protein, producing the protein MTKTLLFIIFAALPFLNACKQNTSSMEDRIAIQDLVNAYAHYADNREAKKQSELFTENAVVKVYYGKDSAPQFQQGREVLEKAFGVLKQYEITTHFNGQSTAVINGDSAFGEAYCLAHHIKTEYGKRTLLIMSIRYHDKYVKQNGKWLFSERDLFIDWTDKRILQS; encoded by the coding sequence ATGACTAAAACACTTTTATTCATCATCTTTGCGGCGTTACCGTTTCTCAATGCCTGCAAACAAAACACTTCGTCAATGGAAGACAGAATAGCCATTCAGGATTTAGTCAATGCGTATGCACATTATGCCGATAATCGCGAAGCGAAAAAACAGTCCGAATTGTTCACGGAAAATGCGGTTGTAAAAGTTTATTACGGTAAAGATAGCGCGCCGCAATTTCAGCAAGGGCGCGAAGTATTGGAGAAGGCTTTCGGCGTATTGAAACAATATGAAATAACGACACACTTCAACGGGCAAAGCACTGCTGTAATCAACGGCGACAGCGCTTTTGGCGAAGCGTATTGCTTGGCACATCATATAAAAACTGAATATGGTAAAAGAACGCTTTTGATTATGAGTATCCGTTATCACGACAAGTACGTGAAGCAAAACGGCAAGTGGCTGTTTTCCGAAAGAGATTTGTTTATTGACTGGACAGACAAAAGAATTTTACAATCGTAA
- a CDS encoding SDR family oxidoreductase, which produces MSNQKVWFITGASKGLGLTVVKLLLSNGDKVAATSRNAKDIEQQIGKQENLLALTTNLADNTSVHEAIAQTINKFGKIDVVLNNAGYSLYGSVESLSDEEFRQIMDINFFGTVNVIRNAMPHLRKQQSGHIINISSVAGYKGYGNSPAYASTKFAVIGLSEALAEEVKPFNINVTVVAPGFFRTDFLNKGANLVCKNPLPEYNMETLLNWLNNMNGKQQGDPEKLAKTLIDITDMENPPLHLLMGGDAYQIVTEKRKSDSEEFETWKELTFATNIEE; this is translated from the coding sequence ATGAGTAATCAAAAAGTGTGGTTTATCACAGGCGCTTCAAAAGGCTTAGGCTTAACAGTTGTAAAATTATTATTGAGCAATGGCGATAAAGTTGCCGCTACTTCGCGCAACGCAAAGGATATTGAACAACAAATAGGTAAGCAGGAAAATCTGTTGGCATTAACAACAAATCTTGCTGATAATACAAGTGTTCACGAAGCAATCGCACAAACGATAAATAAATTTGGAAAGATTGACGTTGTGCTGAACAACGCAGGCTATTCTCTTTACGGAAGCGTGGAGTCTTTGTCGGACGAAGAATTTCGCCAAATTATGGACATTAATTTTTTCGGAACGGTAAATGTTATCCGCAACGCGATGCCGCATTTAAGAAAGCAACAATCGGGTCATATTATCAACATTTCGTCTGTTGCAGGTTACAAAGGTTACGGCAACTCGCCTGCATATGCTTCAACAAAATTCGCTGTCATCGGGCTTTCCGAAGCATTGGCGGAAGAAGTAAAACCTTTTAATATAAACGTTACGGTAGTCGCTCCTGGATTTTTCAGAACGGATTTTTTGAATAAAGGCGCAAACCTCGTTTGCAAAAATCCGCTTCCCGAATACAATATGGAAACCTTGCTGAATTGGCTGAACAATATGAACGGCAAACAACAAGGCGACCCTGAAAAACTGGCGAAAACACTGATTGATATTACCGATATGGAAAATCCGCCTCTACATCTTTTGATGGGTGGAGACGCGTATCAAATCGTAACGGAAAAACGCAAATCGGATTCGGAAGAGTTTGAAACATGGAAGGAGCTGACATTTGCAACCAATATTGAAGAATGA
- a CDS encoding alpha/beta hydrolase produces the protein MNIHQNVLTVDYTQLHEGKNRVYFMSQGYKLAGDLYLPNDFDSNKKYPTVIYTRVGTQVKEQTGAVYGKKLAAKGYVFFVFDPKNFGDSEGEIRNYESMHNMIPNTTDAISFLRTLKFVDREKFYGLGACAGAPYICNVAIGDIRIKAVATLVGNFDAAASLFGAYPKESLDKMLEAAAEGKQRYYETGEYDTAPTFGGMPLPPPENASKAMKDAYGYYFLRAGHDKCPNYTPNYPTVGMPVDPARVFMNQAKYFTTPFLVIAGSEAFTHDMDRQVYEMAAGEKEWFVVEGASHMDLYDIDQYLDPALDKVDEFFKKY, from the coding sequence ATGAACATACATCAAAATGTGCTGACTGTTGATTACACACAGTTGCACGAAGGAAAAAACAGGGTTTACTTTATGAGTCAGGGCTACAAGCTGGCAGGCGACTTATATTTACCTAATGATTTTGACAGCAATAAAAAATATCCGACAGTTATATATACACGCGTTGGTACGCAGGTAAAGGAACAAACAGGCGCTGTTTACGGAAAAAAACTTGCCGCTAAAGGCTATGTGTTTTTTGTTTTTGACCCGAAAAATTTCGGCGACAGCGAAGGCGAAATCAGGAACTACGAGTCGATGCACAATATGATTCCAAATACGACCGATGCCATCAGTTTTCTAAGGACATTGAAGTTTGTGGACAGGGAAAAGTTTTACGGGCTGGGTGCTTGCGCAGGTGCACCGTACATCTGCAACGTAGCCATCGGCGATATTCGTATCAAAGCCGTTGCCACACTTGTCGGCAATTTTGATGCAGCCGCGAGTTTGTTCGGCGCTTATCCGAAAGAATCGCTGGACAAAATGCTGGAAGCTGCAGCAGAAGGGAAACAACGTTACTACGAAACGGGGGAATACGACACCGCGCCTACATTTGGCGGCATGCCTTTACCGCCGCCCGAAAATGCTTCCAAAGCAATGAAAGATGCTTACGGATATTATTTCCTCAGAGCAGGGCACGACAAATGCCCAAACTATACGCCGAATTATCCGACTGTTGGAATGCCCGTTGACCCTGCAAGGGTATTTATGAATCAGGCAAAATATTTTACCACACCGTTCTTGGTGATTGCAGGTAGTGAAGCATTCACACATGATATGGACAGACAGGTGTATGAAATGGCTGCGGGCGAAAAAGAATGGTTTGTGGTAGAAGGCGCGTCGCACATGGATTTGTATGATATTGACCAATACCTTGACCCTGCACTGGATAAGGTGGATGAGTTTTTCAAAAAATACTAA
- a CDS encoding SDR family oxidoreductase, translating into MNNQQKQVWFITGASKGFGLALTKQLLELGHKVAATSRNKESIEEQIGSSPNLLALTVDITNDNEVKSAIEETVKTFGKIDVAVNNAGYMLLGALEEVSDKEFRQSASVNIFAFQNVIRHAMPYFRKQQSGHFFNFASSAGYSADACAGSYNAVKHAVIGFSEALALEANPFNVKVTIVAPGLFRTNFLGEFPIAQNKIEGYPTQSLVDAMNLYNGKQPGNPDKLVKILIDIAGKEDAPIHLVMGKDAYQRAADYYKTQLEKLEQLKELSCSTDFE; encoded by the coding sequence ATGAACAATCAGCAAAAACAAGTTTGGTTTATTACAGGAGCTTCGAAAGGTTTTGGCTTAGCACTTACAAAACAATTATTGGAACTGGGACATAAAGTTGCAGCAACTTCACGTAACAAAGAAAGCATTGAAGAACAAATCGGTTCAAGTCCAAACCTATTGGCATTGACGGTTGATATTACCAATGATAATGAAGTTAAATCCGCCATTGAAGAAACGGTAAAAACATTCGGAAAAATAGACGTTGCCGTGAACAACGCAGGTTATATGCTTTTGGGCGCTTTGGAAGAGGTTTCCGATAAAGAATTCCGCCAGTCGGCAAGCGTAAATATATTCGCGTTTCAAAATGTAATCCGCCATGCAATGCCTTATTTCCGTAAACAGCAAAGCGGGCATTTCTTCAATTTCGCTTCGTCAGCGGGTTATTCCGCCGATGCCTGTGCAGGAAGTTACAACGCCGTAAAGCACGCTGTTATCGGCTTTTCTGAAGCATTGGCTTTGGAAGCTAATCCTTTTAATGTAAAAGTAACCATCGTTGCGCCAGGTCTTTTCAGGACAAATTTCTTAGGGGAATTTCCGATAGCCCAAAACAAAATTGAAGGCTATCCTACGCAATCATTGGTTGATGCAATGAATCTATATAACGGAAAACAACCTGGGAATCCCGATAAGCTGGTAAAAATATTAATAGATATCGCAGGCAAAGAAGATGCGCCAATACATTTGGTAATGGGCAAAGACGCTTATCAAAGAGCGGCTGATTATTACAAAACACAATTAGAAAAATTGGAACAATTAAAAGAGTTGAGTTGTTCAACGGACTTTGAATAA
- a CDS encoding winged helix-turn-helix transcriptional regulator: protein MKQKEKRNFQDKISYVQDTHFVIGGKWKLPIIISIYHGHNRFNEILQSIPKITNRVLSKELKHLEENLLISRTVYDDYPARIEYKLTKYCYSVTEVLESMEKWGKQHREKIKANSRRAKNS, encoded by the coding sequence ATGAAGCAAAAAGAGAAACGGAATTTTCAGGATAAAATCAGCTATGTACAAGACACACATTTTGTAATTGGCGGTAAATGGAAGCTGCCGATTATCATATCTATTTATCACGGTCATAACCGATTCAATGAAATTCTGCAATCCATTCCCAAAATCACCAATCGTGTTTTATCAAAAGAGCTAAAGCATCTGGAAGAAAACTTATTGATTTCCCGAACTGTCTATGACGATTATCCCGCACGAATAGAATACAAGCTCACGAAATATTGCTACAGTGTTACCGAAGTTTTGGAATCAATGGAGAAATGGGGAAAACAACATCGGGAAAAGATTAAAGCGAATAGCCGACGAGCTAAAAATTCTTAA
- a CDS encoding aldehyde dehydrogenase family protein, which produces MKKIHQIYINGEFLTPHGTETFDLINPTTNQKIGEVVLGDEEDTKAAIAAAKEAFKTFSKTTKEERIAYLEKLHAAVSKRENDLVKVMVEEYGGTLQFCKMSAQNAITAFPTMIETLRNFNFEKTVGHSKVRLESLGVVGIITPWNASNGFICSKLATAIAAGCTAVIKPSEMSAQQTQLIMKCFHEAGLPKGVFNIVNGLGNVVGAEITRHKDIAKISFTGSTVTGKTIAKGAIDTMKRVTLELGGKSPNIILDDANLSEAIPLAVFGAYMNNGQACIAPTRLLVPENKLDEVNILAKAAAQNIKVGNPANEDTNVGPMVSQKQFERVQNYIKIGQEEGATLLVGGEGKPEGLEDGNFVKATIFTNVRNDMRIAQEEIFGPVLSIIPYKNEADAIAIANDTTYGLAAYISSSNKERAEKVAAQIDAGRICINKFTHDPQAPFGGFKQSGIGREFGVYGLEAYLEPKAILE; this is translated from the coding sequence ATGAAAAAAATACATCAGATTTACATCAACGGCGAATTCTTAACGCCGCACGGAACGGAAACATTTGACCTCATTAATCCCACGACCAATCAGAAAATCGGCGAAGTTGTTTTGGGCGATGAAGAAGATACCAAAGCCGCGATAGCTGCGGCAAAAGAAGCTTTCAAAACATTTTCCAAAACCACGAAAGAAGAACGTATTGCTTACCTTGAAAAGCTGCACGCAGCCGTGAGCAAACGAGAAAATGATTTGGTAAAAGTAATGGTGGAAGAATACGGCGGCACTTTGCAGTTCTGCAAAATGAGCGCACAGAATGCCATTACCGCTTTTCCCACAATGATTGAAACGCTGAGGAATTTCAACTTTGAAAAAACAGTGGGGCATTCAAAAGTTCGGTTGGAATCGTTGGGCGTTGTAGGCATCATCACGCCTTGGAATGCAAGCAACGGTTTTATTTGCAGCAAGCTCGCAACGGCTATTGCCGCAGGCTGTACGGCAGTTATTAAGCCGAGTGAAATGAGCGCGCAGCAAACACAACTGATTATGAAATGCTTTCACGAAGCAGGCTTACCGAAAGGTGTTTTCAATATCGTGAACGGATTGGGAAATGTAGTAGGTGCGGAAATAACCCGTCATAAAGACATTGCAAAAATCTCGTTTACGGGTTCAACAGTTACGGGCAAAACGATTGCCAAAGGCGCGATTGATACCATGAAACGCGTAACGCTGGAACTTGGCGGAAAATCGCCCAACATTATTTTGGACGATGCCAATCTTTCGGAAGCTATACCTTTGGCGGTTTTCGGCGCCTATATGAATAACGGACAGGCTTGCATTGCACCCACTCGTTTGCTTGTTCCCGAAAATAAACTGGACGAAGTAAATATTTTGGCGAAAGCTGCGGCACAAAATATAAAGGTGGGAAATCCTGCAAATGAAGACACAAATGTTGGTCCGATGGTCAGCCAGAAACAATTTGAGCGTGTGCAGAATTATATCAAAATCGGACAGGAAGAAGGTGCAACTTTGTTGGTGGGCGGCGAAGGAAAACCCGAAGGTTTGGAAGATGGAAACTTTGTGAAAGCAACCATCTTCACGAATGTGCGCAACGATATGCGCATTGCGCAGGAAGAAATTTTCGGACCTGTTTTATCCATCATTCCATACAAAAATGAAGCCGATGCCATTGCTATTGCCAACGATACCACTTATGGCTTAGCGGCTTACATCAGCTCTTCCAATAAAGAACGTGCAGAAAAAGTTGCCGCACAGATTGATGCAGGCAGAATTTGTATCAATAAATTTACGCACGACCCGCAAGCGCCTTTCGGCGGATTTAAGCAAAGCGGTATCGGGCGTGAGTTTGGGGTTTATGGATTGGAAGCATATTTAGAACCGAAAGCTATTTTGGAATAA
- a CDS encoding MFS transporter, giving the protein MKESNGITKSQIAVLSIAAGVCVANIYYNQPILSDIQKELHLQEKQVGNLPVLSQAGYGLGLLLLTPLGDKIERKKLIIIMQLLLIAVLCGLTFTHSLIGLYVMSFLIGCIATATQVILPMAAAMATKDKGKIVGIVFTGVLVGILGARIFSGYIADWFSWRYVFGISACMLVVTTLMVAFMLPKVKPTYKGHYGQLLSSTLIQLKRFSLLRRISLLGVFTFGTFCSFWTTLTFHLSGAPFNYKSDTIGLFGVLAIGGALVAPLFGKLADKSNPAKNQLLSVAIIIISVLLIQIFPYSLTAFIITTFLMDVGVQATQVTNLAQVYTLDESAHSRINTMYMTLMFIGGAFGTWIGVKCWTIGGWSLVSWQLLLWACIAMLIAFVGYSKSIK; this is encoded by the coding sequence ATGAAAGAATCCAACGGAATTACCAAATCACAAATCGCAGTATTGTCCATAGCGGCAGGCGTTTGCGTTGCCAATATTTATTATAACCAGCCCATACTTTCCGACATACAAAAAGAGTTGCACTTGCAGGAAAAACAAGTCGGCAATCTGCCCGTGTTGTCGCAGGCAGGTTACGGATTAGGCTTGTTGTTGCTCACGCCGTTGGGCGATAAAATCGAACGGAAGAAATTAATCATCATTATGCAATTGTTGCTGATAGCGGTGCTTTGCGGACTTACGTTCACGCACAGTTTAATTGGTTTGTATGTAATGAGTTTTTTGATAGGCTGCATCGCAACGGCAACACAGGTTATTCTGCCGATGGCGGCTGCAATGGCAACGAAAGACAAAGGCAAAATTGTAGGCATTGTTTTTACGGGCGTACTGGTGGGCATTTTGGGCGCAAGAATTTTCAGCGGATACATTGCTGATTGGTTTTCATGGCGGTATGTGTTTGGTATTTCTGCGTGTATGTTGGTGGTTACGACTTTGATGGTTGCCTTTATGTTGCCGAAAGTTAAACCGACGTATAAAGGGCATTACGGGCAATTGCTTTCATCAACACTAATACAACTGAAACGCTTCTCTTTGCTGCGCCGCATCTCGCTTTTAGGCGTTTTTACATTCGGGACGTTTTGTTCTTTCTGGACAACGTTGACGTTTCATCTAAGTGGCGCGCCGTTTAATTATAAGTCGGATACTATCGGGCTGTTCGGTGTGCTGGCAATCGGCGGAGCATTGGTTGCGCCTTTGTTCGGAAAGCTGGCAGATAAATCAAACCCTGCAAAAAATCAGTTGCTTTCCGTTGCCATAATTATTATAAGCGTTTTACTGATTCAAATTTTTCCTTACTCGCTTACGGCGTTTATCATTACCACTTTTTTGATGGACGTGGGTGTACAGGCAACGCAGGTAACCAATCTCGCACAGGTTTATACGCTGGACGAATCGGCACATAGCCGCATCAACACGATGTATATGACGCTGATGTTTATCGGCGGTGCTTTCGGTACGTGGATTGGTGTGAAATGCTGGACTATCGGCGGCTGGAGCTTGGTCAGCTGGCAACTGCTGCTGTGGGCTTGCATTGCGATGTTGATTGCTTTTGTGGGATATAGCAAGTCAATAAAATAG